A single window of Larimichthys crocea isolate SSNF chromosome XII, L_crocea_2.0, whole genome shotgun sequence DNA harbors:
- the hmox1a gene encoding heme oxygenase 1a, which translates to MENMKSARKEDSGDVGSDLSEQIKAATKENHVRAENTQLMLSYQKGQITLTQYKVLLCSLYEIYKALEEELDRNASHPAVAPIYFPQELARLESLECDLEHFFGSDWRKKVIVPAATHRYEQRLRQIGKERPELLVAHAYTRYLGDLSGGQVLGKITQKSLGLSGKEGLSFFSFPGVTSPNRFKQLYRSRMNSIELTEAATAAVLKEAVDAFQCNIEVFDDLQKMLSITTETGNQPDGAKTTTFPRVMQFTMGVCVALTTIGMAIYTS; encoded by the exons ATGGAGAACATGAAGAGCGCCAGGAAAGAAGACAGCGGAGACGTCGGCAG TGATTTATCAGAGCAGATTAAAGCTGCCACCAAAGAAAACCACGTCAGAGCTGAAAACACTCAGCTGATGCTGAGTTACCAGAAAGGACAGATCACCCTGACTCAGTACAAG GTCCTGCTGTGTTCCCTCTATGAGATCTACAAAGCTCTAGAAGAAGAGCTGGACAGGAACGCCTCCCATCCCGCCGTGGCTCCGATATACTTCCCTCAGGAGCTCGCGCGCTTGGAGTCGCTCGAATGCGATCTGGAGCATTTCTTTGGCTCCGACTGGAGGAAGAAGGTGATCGTTCCCGCGGCAACGCACAGATACGAACAAAGACTACGACAG ATCGGCAAAGAGCGCCCTGAGCTGTTGGTCGCTCACGCCTACACTCGCTATCTCGGTGACCTGTCCGGAGGTCAAGTGCTTGGGAAAATCACCCAGAAGTCTCTGGGGCTGAGCGGCAAAGAGGGGCTTTCGTTCTTCTCCTTCCCCGGCGTGACGAGTCCGAATCGTTTCAAGCAGCTGTACAGGAGCCGGATGAACAGCATCGAGCTGACGGAGGCAGCGACGGCGGCGGTGCTGAAGGAGGCCGTCGACGCTTTCCAGTGCAACATCGAG GTTTTTGATGACTTGCAGAAAATGTTGAGCATCACGACAGAAACTGGGAATCAACCGGACGGTGCCAAAACGACCACGTTCCCACGCGTGATGCAGTTCACCATGGGAGTATGCGTCGCTCTGACCACCATCGGGATGGCTATCTACACCTCGTAG